The Coffea arabica cultivar ET-39 chromosome 6e, Coffea Arabica ET-39 HiFi, whole genome shotgun sequence genome contains the following window.
CCTCGTCAGCAGAAGTAGATTGAGCAAGCCCAAACCTgagaaacaataaaaaaaatatgaataagCTGGtccaccaaaaaacaaaaaaaaccacCCTTTGTTTCTTTCCACGAATACGTGCCGACAAGAATGAAAAGTATAAACCTTTCAGCTCTGGCCTTCCTCTTGTTCTCCTCTGATTTCTTCGATGCTTCTGATCCATGAGAACCAGTCCCTGTGCCAAACCTGCAGTAAGGTGCTATCAAAACGACAAAACTAGTATAAAAACCCTCTATGGTTAATTATTAGAACCAAACGCACCAATGAAATCTTTCACTTCgcaatcaaaattgaaaagtCGACAAATAAAATCGGCCCAACTAAACCAATAAATCTCTCATGCTGTAATCAAAATTAAAGAGTTTACATATAATTGGTCCGTAAGAATATTAAGTAGCACGCACGATGCAACAGCAGCAAAACCCTGACACCAAGCTGCGCCAAATAATAGGGTCGAAATAAATAGTTACCTTTCGGCTCGAGAATTTCGTTTTTCTTCTTCGGATAACTGCACGGCCATTCCGAACCTCTCGGCTCTACGAATCTTCTTCTGAATGTCAGTCGCGGCACCACCGGCAGCAGCGTTCTCGCTTCCCGTCGCTGCAGCCTTGGTTTCGCCTCCGCCGCCGCCAGATGAAGCATTCGATGGTGCGTGAGTGGTGGTGAGTGGAGGAACATCTTCGGAGCGAGGCGATGAATTAGGGTCGGAAGGGTTAGGCTGGGGCTGGGGCTGAGGCTGAGGCTGAGGATGAGCTAGAGGCTTTTTAGGGTTTTCGACCTTGGATGCGGCCGTTGCTGTTGCCATTTTTTagatgagagagaaaaagggtgAGATAGCGTTACAGACACGCGCAGATGAATTCCACCACCGTCGAAGAAAACCAATTGATGCGGCTGGAATGAAATTGCGATTATGGTTGAGTTCGGAGACGCGGAGGTTTGCTTCTGCAAAGGATTCTTTGGAGATGATGAGAGTTGAAACCTTAAAAGGGCGTGAAAACAAGGAACCCAAATTGTAAGAACTGAGAAGCGTGGATCAAAACAAGGATATGTCGTGGAGTTCAGTGGATATTCCTCAGATATGTCTAATCCTATTGTAAGACTAGGCCCATATTTAGACGTACTGACTGGGTTGGGTCAGCCGAAATCTAGATTTTGTATAGCCCGGCCCATCCAGTTGTTCGTTTGATCAAAAAATCCTTCTCAAATTCATTTTccagccccaaaaaaaaaagatcaaaagaAACATGTAAAGCTTTgaatatattatttataaaacaataatGGGTAATTCATTTCAATTGGTATTCAACGAACATATGTATAGACAACGAATTCTAGCTTAAGTGGTGAGATGTTTCACCTATAATCGATGGATAAATCATGGATACGAGTCATCAAATAAGTAAGtggtttgaaaagaaaaaaggagcaTGTGTATATAAATTTGGGAAAGAATAAATTATTCTTGatcattttgaaaagaaaaaataatgaacATGTGTATAtaaatttggaaaagaaaaaattattcacatgagaaatgcaaaaaaaatcgTAAAAAAGTTACAAGTTAATGAAATAAATTTGATGTGAGGATCTTTTTTTACACACAAAAAAAGAGTTAAGTTATATACACCGGTAATATATACACTAATGGGTATGAATGCATGCTATCtaattttaatttgaattttagttctatttttttttttctatgtgGCATGCATTTATATCCCCCCGTGTATACAAAgaggaattgaaaaaaaaaaaaaaaaagtgtactAATGAGCTCATTATGAATTTATCAATAATTATTAAATTTTTACATGTACTGTCttctcaaaagaaaattctacTTTGTGCAATACAAAAGTtcgcttttatttttataagcaactcttttttcttttttgaaatcTAAAAAAATTCTCGCAATGATACTTTGACATACGACAAGACGCGACAAGGACGTTATACAAGTTTGATATGCATTCCTTGAGTCCTTAAACTATTTTGTTTAAACTACCTTAAATAATTTCCAttacttgtatatatatatatttatattttgtttatttcttgaCATTAATACAATAGAAGGTCATGTAAAGAAGAGGAATAGATATATTCTATTAATAAGTCAAGCAAAATGGAGTAAATACTTACAAAATGCTTCCTCAATCCAAAATGTTTGCCAtgcttttttattttggaatgTTTCAAAATAATTGTCATGTTACAAAAAGCATTTAGTCTCCATTTCGAATGttatccttttctttattcGTACATATCttatattcaaattcaaaaattagaatttaaggggtaaattgaaaaaaaaaggtataaaCACAGTAATCAAAACAATGAGTGTGTTTTGATAGGagcttatttgaaatattaaaaaaggtgattggaaaggTCAAAAAGTGTATCGAAATTTATGTTTATTATCCaagcaaattattttttctcaaatcatCCCAACCCAAAACACaaactatttttaaaaagttagtttgaaatttgaaaggtaaaattcaaaagaaaactaCAAGTATTGTAATCAAAGCACTATCATTTAAAAAGGTTGGATTTTCGAGAAGTAGCAATCATATTGGGATTGAATGAGGGAGTAGCATATAGGCATGATAAACGATATAATTAGTTTGTGGATAGTCAAATaatggaaaaaattatttgcttgtatcataaatataatttttaacacattttttttatattttcgatgatttttttatctcaaataTATCTCgtcataaaaagtgctacagtaatcatttcaaataatattttatccaaagtactttttttcccttaaaattGATGCCCGTGGGATTACAATATGTTACTGTTAAAAGCGAGAGATTGACCGAGTATTTTGCTCGTGGATAAATCCTTTGTATGTCCCCTCTCTTAATTGCCAAAGACTAATGAAATCCAAGAAGGATATGCTGCTTTTGGCTGTACTTCCACGCAGTTAAGCTGGAAAAGACTACCGTTGGGCAGTGGAAGGGGGACAATTTCATCACAAAACAAAAAGGCGGAGGCAATGAAAATGGCATCCATTGTTGTCTTAGCTCCAGTAATGCTGGAATTGGGATTTCTCAGAGCACCGCCAGTCCCTATTCCCCCAATTACTCGCCCAAGATGGGTTCCGTCGTTACAGTTTACCGCTTCTTCCTCACGATCTCATCTCTTATTTTCAGCAGGTCAGCTCCGCTAGTGCTCTAGCATAGCATCACTTTTACATCACTAACTAGGAATTAGCATTTCCGTTTTTGTTTGAATTGTAGGCGGGTACAATAATGGAAGGTGGTTCTATCCAGCAATTGCCTGCACCAGAAAAACCCAACAGGAGGAAAGTTCGTCTATTTCTGGTAACAACTTTGATTCTTCAAGTATTAATCATGCAAGAAAGTTAGCTCAAATAtctccctcactctctctctctctctcatgtcTGCGCCtctcttcttttatcttttagcATGACTTATTTTGTACGGTGGTTCGATGAATTGGTCTTGGCTGCGGCAAAAGATAAACAAGATTGGCATAACTGAATGCGAGTGTTGGTGCTAggcttttgaaatgattgatgatTGCCATCATAAACAATTTGAGGCCTAGGAATTGAGCACCTTTGGTCCACAGCTGACATAGACCACACTACTCTTCTTTGACACCAACGTCCTCGGCCCCTGACTGCATTGAATTTGATATTGAACTAGTACTGAAATAGTAATGTTCCATCTTCACATATTAAGGAACAACGTATTTTCATTTGGAAATCCGTATGTAATATCGACACTAAAAAATGGGATAAAATTTGGCTAGTATAAAGCACTCCAACTTGCTTCAAGTGAAACGTGGCTTTAGGCTGAAATGGGTCTAAGCTAATAAGGTCTTGCTCCACCCTAGCTGCCAATATTTGAAAATGGAGATTTTGCATATCATATGGAGTTAAGAATATTGTTGCTTTTGCAAAGTGATGACTCTAAGTGTGAGAAAGaacttttttttggttttttttttgggggggggggggggggggggggggggggttggggtGTGGGGCAGGTTTCAGTTTTCGTGTTTATGTTGCATATGCATTACATCTCACCTTCCTATCTTGCATGGTTGCACAGCTTAGTGGTTTCTATGTCTTTCTGTTATTTATACCAACTGATTTTTGCCTCAAATTTGAATCGACTAAATTGGACGATTGCAATCTTATTTTACTTGTGAGAACTTGTGGCATTCTGAAGTATGTTCTTTTATTGCTGCTCATTTGCAATACTTACCCATTCATCTGCACCACCTGAAATAGTCTCTTAACTACACTTCCCAGTTTAGGGTATTTAGCCTCAAGGTTTTCCAGGTTATTTTCACAGTCAACATTTTTCCAAATTATTCACTCATTATGATCTCTTTTCACAAGTAGTATGACTTTTGAAATTCTTCACAGAGGGGGAGACTGGAAGTGCACCATCTAGAAATGACATAAATGATGTAAAGAAATCTCACAATATTTCTTCTGATGGTAATTCACAACGAGAGGCACAAAAACCTGAAAATTATGTCTCTTCTGTCAGAACTGTTGCTTTATGTGTAAGTACCATGAAAGTTATTTATATTTACTGTACTTTGAAAGTCATCTAGTGAACCACGAATTGAAGTCAAAGCagtcaacttttttttttttaggtgttCTCAGCAGTGGCATTTGGTGTTGCTTTAGGATTCAAAGATGGAGTTGACAAGGCATCTGAGTTTTTTGCTGGGTATGTTATAGCAGCAATTATTGAGTTTTTTAGCCTTatgattttggctgaaaaagaaaataccaaaacaaattttgcatttccctcttccttttctgacaccatttattttttaaacttatTACATTGTGTTAAGATGTTACAACCCGTATACGAGGATGTAAAAACTGACCTACAGCACAAAGATTGAaagtttttttcaaaattatagaTCGTCAAAATCAGATCCATGTCGGCCATTCCTCAGTGGCAAGTTATACTTAAATTTCTCTTTGGCTGTTTGGTCACCATTAGAATTTACCATTAAAGCATCACACAGAAATTGATTACTGCTTTTGCTacaataaatcaaattactttgtCAGCTCTTTTGCTTGTCCTAACGACTACTTTCACATTTAGATGCACATCAGAACACGTCATCCTTTTATTCTACTATTTAATTTTCATACTGGTTGTAGAGCCTCAACGTCAATTCATCTTTCCTACTCTTTTTAGTGCAAAAAGTTccaaaaatttagaaggttgaAAAGTTCAGAGGCATATATCTTGTAGTAAAATTCAAGAAGTAGGAGTTTAAGTGGCTATCTAGGTCCTGATCTGCATTTAGGAGAACATTCAACTTTGAAGCATttaggtgaaaaatgaagagtAATGCTCTATTAGAATATATAGACAGAGTTATGAAGTAAGATTGTTTTTGGTAAGATTTACAAATCTGTGAAGAAGGTAATGATGAAAAGCTCTAGGAATTCTACCAAGCTTAATTGAACAGCTATTCCCAAAGGCTGCTCAATGTGCCTAAGTAATTTCACACTGTTTCACCCATATGGAATTTCATGTTGAGAATTCTTGTAACTTTATGAGGGCATACAACAAATTCAGCTAACTTTTAGTAATTATGATtcgagaaaagaaatgaaataagTGTTCTTGCCTCGTGGGATAAGTACAGTTACAAACTGTGGACTAAGAAAACACTGAAAAATAGAAAAGGTGCCGTTAACTCATGAGGAATAAAATCTCAAGAACTAACTTAAACAATTTTGGCGAGTAAATTGGTGTACTAAAAATTTCCTAaagaaccaaaaatttggtCTACATATCTGTGTACAAATGTGACCTTTCAGTGTGTATGAATGTCTGATCATTGCCCGTCACATTCTTACAGTTTCTGCCTATACTTCCAGGAGTTTCCTGAACTTGATACAATTGAGATATGAGTGTTTTCACTTTCAGGTACTTACTGGAGCAAAGTTTGTCAGTTGACAATCTGTTTGTCTTTGTTTTGATCTTCAAGTACTTCAAAGTTCCGCTCATGTATCAGGTGCTGATTGGACGTCACCTGTTCCACTCTCACAGTTCTTCTTCTCATTTTCCTCTTAGCTCTAGGTTCAGCTTTTGTTGGGTTCCTTGAGTAATATATCATGCTGAATTTCTACATTTTGCTTTGCAATATAGAATCGGGTGCTGTCCTACGGTATTGCTGGTGCTATATTCTTCAGATTGTCGCTGATACTTCTTGGAACAGCCACACTTCAGGTTCTTCATCACCATGACAAACATATGAAGACGCACACACTTGTTTACTTATCCCAAAGATTGATACTTAAATATGTGTGCCACTTATCCCACATGCTGAGTTCATTGTTTCTCTGATCTACTCTTAGAGGTTCGAGGTGGTAAACCTACTGTTGGCTGCAATACTATTGTACTCCGCGTTCAAGGTGCAATTTATGTTCTTATCACATATAGTTGCCATGGATTGTATAGTACTTTGACTTCCTTGTAAATCGTTGAATAGAGCTAGTTTTTTAGATGACTTATTACTTGGTCCTTCTCTGCTTCTTATACCACTTTACATATTGGCTTCTAACTAAGTACTAAAACAGATTCACCTTATATTATAATTGGTTGGCCATATCAGAGATTACTATCCACTTGGAACCAAGACCCTCAACAGCTTGAACTAATATTAGTTAGGTAAATGGTCTCCTTATTGTTCTTCTGAGTAGGAATACTATATTATGCAAGATGAAATAACTTCTCCTGCTCAGAACAATTGGATGTCCTtgtgattttcttttatttcttgaaaTATATTAATAAATCAGGTTTGGCTCATTAATTGTGCATGTATGCCCATACGCACATATAAAAAAACACATGTATACATATTCACATTCACATCTCTAATAGGGTTCTTAGGACATGCATTTACGTTCTTGAATTGCTGATTATTTCCATTTTAAACCCATGCTATTTGTATTGTTGATTTTGCAGAGTAACTTCAATTCATGTTCTTGAATCGGCATGTTTTCTATCTTTTCCCTATAATCTCGTACTTTAGTCTTGCTTATTCACTAGTAAATTCATGATTACATTGCTCTTCTTGTCTCACTGTAGCTGTTTGCAGAGGAAGAGGAAGATAGTGATCTATCTGATAATTTCATAGTGAAGACATGCCAGAAATTCATCCCTGTAACTTGTAATGTGTTcttacttttgaacttattcctTTCCATGTCTACACTCCTGAGTTGCTAGTTTGTCCTAAGGGGTTTCTTCTTTTTAATAATTAAGCATTGATATGTGACTGATTCATTGTTGGTAATAAGCATAAAATTGTGAAACTTTTTATTTCTATACCTCGAGCAAGCTTTTCTTTTCTGCTGGCCCAGTGGCAACATCTCATGTTATCCACTATTGGCTAAATGCAGCCATGCTCACAATGAACTGGTCTTCAGCAATATACCTCTTTACAACATgcccttttcatttttcctaTATTGTGCATCGTATTAACCTTTCACCATTTTAGATTGTGGCAAAAAGATGGGAGAGATCTTCACTACATATTGTTGCATTCTTTCCTAATCGCAGAAATTCTGAGTCCTTTCTTTTTCTACTGTTTCAGCAAATTATGATGGGAACCGATTTCTGACAATTCAGGATGGCGCGTGGAAAGTAAGTCTTTCTGCAATATGTTGGATTTAAAAATTTACATCTGCTGTCCAAGACTTTACTTCAACACTTACATTTGTCAAAATCCTACTGCACACAGTGGCTTGGTATACAGGCACATGAAACTGCATACAGGGatcttatttattattattaatttttttttacatgagCCTTGGACATCTGTATTCTCTGAAGTTGGAAGCAACTTTTTCTTAAATAGATATGTTTCTGATTCCTAAGACGTGTCCACATTTTTGGCAGGCTACTCCTTTGCTTCTGACCGTAGCTGTTATTGAACTCAGTGATATTGCATTCGCAGTATGTCTTCATTTCCCTTATTCATGCAATGAAGAGTTTCTAAAGTTTGAGGTTTGAGCAGGATGAATTTTTCTTTATCTCTCAGGTCGATTCAATACCAGCAGTTTTTGGAGTAACAAGAGACCCTTTTATAGTATTCACATCCAACCTTTTTGCCATTCTAGGTACATTCTTAATTCTAGCAGTTAGTGGTTCTGCGATAAAACAGGGTTGTTGTGCACTGAAATCCACCTGTATTTGGATGACATGAAGTTCTGCCCAAAATATAGTATGTTATGCTCAATACAACTATTCTTGAACAACTTCTCTGTTGTTCCTTTTCAGATTTTGAGGTTATAGCTCCCATATCAGTGATGAAGAGTCACCAAGTTATGACATTTTTCTTTAAAGTCTCATCTCTGTGATCTAATCGCATGAGATGAGATATGCGCCATGTCTACCGAGGACTATGACCTTTATCTGCTTTTTGCAGGTTTAAGATCATTATATTCACTCATTTCAGAAAGTATGGCGGAATTGGACTATTTACAGGTGACGTCGCCGCATCTGTATTCGTTTTTTAGGTGCCCTGTCTGTGTCGTTGTTGAAGTGAAAGTTCTTTGTGGTTCATTCTTCACTTCATGCAGTAGCATTTCGATTAGCATTGCTAGCAGGAGAGCGTGCTGCAAAATTAATGCTTTCATCTAATTACCTGTTTTCTTGATCAGCCTGCCATTGGTGTTGTTTTGAGCTTTATTGGATTCAAGATGATCCTTGACTTCTTTGGTGGGTCTTCTGCGTACACACTATCCCATTTCCTCTCCGTCTATTCattcaaatttcatcaaattcgtTATATAAAATTTTCTCTGTAGGTTACCATGTATCAACCGAGGTTTCGCTGGGCTTTGTTGCTACATCGCTCAGTGCCGGAGTGTTGTTGAGTCTGCTGAAGAAGACCGAGTAGGGAGGGTGAAAATAGAACAGCGAGATAGTGTGATTGCGTAGATGTGTTGGACGTGGGTTCTGCAGCCTTTCTTGTAGATCAGATGAACGCTGAAAAATTTTGATGCTGATCATACATTTACAACACTAGTTcacaatgaaaaatgcaaatcATCTATAATTTGTTAAAGAATGAGATTTcgtgtataaaaataaatttgttGGTGGATTAAACTCCTTAAATCATTGGATTTGTACTTGTAGTCATCATTAAAGTAATGAATTATAtctttctgtttttgtttttttgttgtttagttaAGAACTGCTATAAAAAGAAATCTTACTTTTAAGAACATGCGTAAATTAACTTTTTACAAATGATCGGGGGTAAAAGcaaattttttctaaatttcaaattttcatttgtcgGTAAGGGTAAAATTATAATAAACTGAGTAAAATCAAGATCTAAT
Protein-coding sequences here:
- the LOC113695458 gene encoding uncharacterized protein encodes the protein MATATAASKVENPKKPLAHPQPQPQPQPQPNPSDPNSSPRSEDVPPLTTTHAPSNASSGGGGGETKAAATGSENAAAGGAATDIQKKIRRAERFGMAVQLSEEEKRNSRAERFGTGTGSHGSEASKKSEENKRKARAERFGLAQSTSADEEAKKKARLARFAPASKPDSVEEDKKKARAIRFSQNQSTSLGPANGEGNIETEAAVLSKAGGGP
- the LOC113697176 gene encoding thylakoid membrane protein TERC, chloroplastic isoform X1 — its product is MKMASIVVLAPVMLELGFLRAPPVPIPPITRPRWVPSLQFTASSSRSHLLFSAGGYNNGRWFYPAIACTRKTQQEESSSISEGETGSAPSRNDINDVKKSHNISSDGNSQREAQKPENYVSSVRTVALCVFSAVAFGVALGFKDGVDKASEFFAGYLLEQSLSVDNLFVFVLIFKYFKVPLMYQNRVLSYGIAGAIFFRLSLILLGTATLQRFEVVNLLLAAILLYSAFKLFAEEEEDSDLSDNFIVKTCQKFIPVTSNYDGNRFLTIQDGAWKATPLLLTVAVIELSDIAFAVDSIPAVFGVTRDPFIVFTSNLFAILGLRSLYSLISESMAELDYLQPAIGVVLSFIGFKMILDFFGYHVSTEVSLGFVATSLSAGVLLSLLKKTE
- the LOC113697176 gene encoding thylakoid membrane protein TERC, chloroplastic isoform X2 yields the protein MEGGSIQQLPAPEKPNRRKVRLFLVFSAVAFGVALGFKDGVDKASEFFAGYLLEQSLSVDNLFVFVLIFKYFKVPLMYQNRVLSYGIAGAIFFRLSLILLGTATLQRFEVVNLLLAAILLYSAFKLFAEEEEDSDLSDNFIVKTCQKFIPVTSNYDGNRFLTIQDGAWKATPLLLTVAVIELSDIAFAVDSIPAVFGVTRDPFIVFTSNLFAILGLRSLYSLISESMAELDYLQPAIGVVLSFIGFKMILDFFGYHVSTEVSLGFVATSLSAGVLLSLLKKTE
- the LOC113697176 gene encoding thylakoid membrane protein TERC, chloroplastic isoform X3; this translates as MSVAFGVALGFKDGVDKASEFFAGYLLEQSLSVDNLFVFVLIFKYFKVPLMYQNRVLSYGIAGAIFFRLSLILLGTATLQRFEVVNLLLAAILLYSAFKLFAEEEEDSDLSDNFIVKTCQKFIPVTSNYDGNRFLTIQDGAWKATPLLLTVAVIELSDIAFAVDSIPAVFGVTRDPFIVFTSNLFAILGLRSLYSLISESMAELDYLQPAIGVVLSFIGFKMILDFFGYHVSTEVSLGFVATSLSAGVLLSLLKKTE